A genome region from Akkermansiaceae bacterium includes the following:
- a CDS encoding tyrosine-type recombinase/integrase, with the protein MYYAVIRHEGKLHRRSLETTVRAIANRKLPDERRKITAVDKRAGKVTLGSLCDEYLETLRNAEKTLREKKAMVRTIKKTWPTPDGGNRPVGKIRPAEVAKWLVGVNGGAAYYNAHLWFIRAVFEHAVENRLLHENPAANIKVQKRGRPIRSTPSREQFQAIVKSIRGEKLNARREDSADLVEFLGLAGVGNAEVKNLTWGDVDFATERITLFRQKTRRGFQVPLYPQLRELMERRKGKEPRKPRDPVFPFHSARKALQTACDKLGYPQFEHRAFRRMFITNAIEKNIDVKVIAEWQGHVDGGKLILDTYSHVRRPHHDEMAKLLGKED; encoded by the coding sequence ATGTACTACGCCGTAATTCGGCATGAGGGCAAACTGCATCGGCGGAGCCTGGAGACGACCGTCAGGGCAATCGCGAACCGCAAGCTCCCGGACGAACGCCGGAAGATCACAGCGGTCGACAAGCGGGCAGGCAAGGTGACGCTGGGGTCGCTTTGTGATGAGTATCTGGAGACCTTGAGGAACGCCGAGAAGACGTTGCGTGAGAAAAAGGCCATGGTGCGAACGATCAAGAAAACTTGGCCGACGCCCGATGGGGGTAACCGCCCCGTCGGTAAGATTCGACCTGCCGAAGTCGCCAAGTGGCTGGTTGGGGTGAATGGCGGAGCCGCATATTACAACGCCCATCTCTGGTTTATCCGTGCGGTGTTCGAGCATGCGGTGGAGAACCGGCTCCTTCACGAAAACCCCGCTGCCAACATCAAGGTTCAAAAGAGGGGGCGTCCCATCCGGTCAACGCCTTCCCGCGAACAGTTCCAGGCGATCGTGAAATCCATCCGGGGAGAAAAACTTAACGCCAGACGGGAGGACAGTGCCGATCTGGTCGAGTTCCTGGGGCTGGCCGGGGTCGGGAATGCCGAGGTCAAGAATCTCACGTGGGGGGACGTGGACTTCGCGACGGAGAGGATCACGCTGTTTCGGCAGAAAACCCGACGCGGCTTTCAGGTGCCGCTCTATCCTCAGCTCCGGGAATTGATGGAGCGGAGGAAAGGTAAGGAACCCCGCAAGCCGCGGGATCCTGTCTTTCCATTCCACTCCGCACGCAAGGCCCTGCAGACGGCCTGTGACAAGCTCGGTTATCCGCAGTTCGAGCACCGGGCTTTTCGCCGGATGTTCATCACAAACGCGATCGAGAAAAACATCGATGTTAAAGTGATCGCCGAATGGCAAGGTCACGTCGATGGCGGGAAGCTGATCCTCGACACCTACAGCCACGTCCGCCGGCCTCACCACGACGAGATGGCGAAGCTCCTCGGAAAAGAGGATTAG
- a CDS encoding HNH endonuclease encodes MTSQALHQKTVLVLNRHWLPVSAVSPADAFCHMVAGTADGLFISADSMLTLAWDAWRKLAVGDSGSIGTKEGRVRIPTVIVLSRFGGLPVCRPSFGFRALWERDGGRCQYSGRKLAVHEADIDHILPRSRGGRDAWDNCVISDRNINRRKGARTPEEARLTLIRKPSVPRAVPVTHTIENTCNINDWNHFIMK; translated from the coding sequence ATGACTTCCCAAGCTCTCCATCAGAAAACCGTCCTTGTCCTGAACCGGCACTGGCTGCCCGTTTCCGCGGTATCACCTGCGGACGCGTTCTGCCACATGGTTGCGGGAACGGCCGACGGCCTTTTCATCTCCGCGGATTCCATGCTCACCCTTGCGTGGGACGCCTGGAGGAAACTGGCGGTCGGCGATTCCGGCTCCATCGGCACCAAGGAAGGCCGCGTCCGGATCCCCACGGTGATCGTTCTGTCCCGCTTCGGCGGTCTGCCGGTCTGCAGGCCATCCTTCGGTTTCCGCGCTCTCTGGGAACGGGACGGCGGGCGCTGCCAATACAGCGGCCGCAAGCTCGCGGTGCACGAGGCGGACATCGACCACATCCTGCCGCGCTCGCGGGGCGGGCGGGACGCATGGGATAACTGCGTGATTTCCGACAGGAACATCAACCGCCGGAAAGGGGCGCGGACGCCCGAGGAAGCGCGGCTCACCCTGATACGCAAGCCGAGCGTCCCCCGTGCGGTGCCGGTGACCCACACCATCGAAAACACCTGCAACATCAACGACTGGAACCACTTCATCATGAAATAG
- a CDS encoding slipin family protein: MKYMHTITVRETQAALLYRNGVFERTLAPGKQRLFGFGYEVRIHDKRWKEMQIQGQEFMTADKAQLRASAFVKYRIADALLFESVSDNPAYAIYTAAQLALRDAIGALGVEDALDRGKDLSPDLTAKVVAEAAALGVEVGKVAVKDMGVGGDLKKVFADVLSARSQSLVTLEKARAEAAAIRTLSNAARVFETNPALLKLKFLQALEKSEGGFAQPYMLGNAGNWLDFLKT; the protein is encoded by the coding sequence ATGAAATACATGCACACCATCACCGTCCGCGAAACCCAGGCCGCCTTGCTTTACCGCAACGGCGTCTTCGAGCGCACCCTCGCGCCCGGCAAGCAGCGGCTCTTCGGCTTCGGATACGAGGTGCGGATCCACGACAAGCGTTGGAAGGAAATGCAGATCCAGGGACAGGAGTTCATGACCGCCGACAAGGCGCAGCTCCGCGCCTCCGCCTTCGTGAAATACCGGATCGCAGATGCGCTACTCTTCGAAAGCGTTTCCGACAACCCCGCCTACGCGATCTACACCGCCGCGCAGCTCGCGCTGCGGGATGCGATCGGTGCGCTCGGCGTCGAGGACGCGCTTGACCGTGGCAAGGATCTCTCGCCCGACCTCACCGCGAAAGTCGTCGCCGAAGCCGCCGCGCTCGGTGTCGAAGTCGGCAAGGTCGCGGTGAAAGACATGGGTGTCGGCGGTGATCTGAAGAAGGTCTTCGCCGATGTCCTCTCCGCGCGGAGCCAATCGCTCGTGACCCTTGAAAAGGCACGGGCCGAGGCCGCCGCGATCCGCACCTTGTCGAACGCCGCCCGGGTCTTCGAGACCAACCCCGCCCTGCTCAAGCTCAAGTTCCTCCAGGCGCTTGAGAAAAGCGAAGGCGGCTTCGCCCAACCTTACATGCTCGGCAACGCCGGCAACTGGTTGGATTTCCTGAAAACCTAA
- a CDS encoding RtcB family protein codes for MKLLTNQDLIDAGYEPGPIFKQLHACIAGYEAKGITDPKYAMKLLKRDCGKPVAKLKRLAEPIPFSEAISPANAEEERNVESVRKQMRGLLRTPVIHAGVILPDACPVAPQEAVIPVGAAVVAENAIIPSAHSADICCSMWATFYEKRSSLASELDDLVSVTNFGPIPRAHADAVEDSVTAEDVWENPFLKGLENRARMHMADQGDGNHFAYIGEMAVSPEFLAVLRLTGHADLAESLAASAGKTLRVLVTHHGSRSIGAHLYKRGQIAAEKHTAKVAEGIPKASAWLDANSDTGKDYWHALQYISRWTKANHRAIHRRFLEKIAGSGIAELGNEHNFVWKRGDHFLHGKGATPAWKDDAGRPKLGLIPLNMAEPILLVLGADKEEFLSFAPHGAGRNLSRTALMRKFPEERDRERQLVESIEGIDVRWFSGVADLSETPVAYKNAAEVKRQIADFGLAEVIAEIRPLGCIMAGHIDQPWRSRKDVLSPKQLRQIEHRAERRKVRQELD; via the coding sequence ATGAAACTTCTCACCAACCAAGACCTGATCGACGCCGGATACGAGCCGGGGCCGATCTTCAAACAGCTCCACGCCTGCATAGCCGGCTACGAGGCGAAGGGCATCACCGATCCGAAATACGCGATGAAACTGCTCAAGCGCGATTGCGGGAAGCCGGTTGCGAAACTGAAGAGGCTTGCGGAACCCATCCCGTTTTCCGAAGCGATCTCTCCCGCCAACGCGGAGGAGGAACGCAACGTGGAGAGCGTGCGCAAACAGATGCGCGGCCTGCTGCGCACACCCGTCATCCATGCCGGGGTGATCCTGCCCGACGCGTGCCCCGTGGCTCCTCAGGAGGCGGTGATCCCGGTCGGCGCGGCGGTGGTCGCGGAGAACGCGATCATCCCCTCCGCCCACTCGGCGGACATCTGCTGCTCCATGTGGGCGACGTTCTACGAGAAACGTAGTAGCCTTGCCTCCGAGCTCGACGACCTGGTTTCCGTGACGAACTTCGGCCCCATTCCCCGCGCCCATGCGGATGCGGTGGAGGACTCGGTGACAGCCGAGGATGTTTGGGAAAACCCTTTCCTGAAAGGGCTGGAAAACCGCGCGCGGATGCACATGGCGGACCAAGGCGATGGCAACCACTTCGCCTACATCGGCGAGATGGCGGTCAGCCCCGAGTTTCTGGCCGTGCTGCGCCTGACTGGGCACGCGGATCTCGCGGAAAGCCTCGCGGCCAGCGCCGGGAAAACCCTGCGCGTGCTGGTCACGCACCACGGTTCGCGTAGCATCGGCGCACACCTTTACAAGCGCGGCCAGATTGCGGCGGAAAAGCACACGGCGAAGGTGGCGGAAGGGATTCCGAAAGCCTCGGCGTGGCTGGATGCGAACTCGGATACCGGCAAGGACTACTGGCACGCCCTGCAATACATCTCGCGATGGACGAAAGCGAACCACCGGGCGATCCACCGCCGTTTCCTCGAAAAGATAGCCGGAAGTGGAATCGCGGAGCTGGGCAACGAGCACAACTTCGTCTGGAAACGCGGCGACCATTTCCTCCACGGAAAAGGTGCGACCCCCGCGTGGAAGGACGATGCGGGCCGCCCGAAGCTTGGATTGATCCCGCTCAACATGGCCGAACCGATCCTGCTGGTGCTCGGTGCCGACAAGGAAGAATTCCTGTCCTTCGCTCCCCACGGGGCAGGGAGGAACCTTTCGAGGACGGCACTGATGCGGAAATTCCCGGAGGAAAGAGACCGCGAGCGCCAGCTTGTGGAATCGATCGAAGGGATCGACGTCCGTTGGTTCTCCGGAGTGGCGGATCTGAGTGAAACCCCCGTCGCCTACAAAAACGCGGCGGAGGTGAAGCGGCAGATCGCGGATTTCGGGCTGGCGGAAGTCATCGCGGAAATCCGGCCTCTCGGTTGCATCATGGCGGGCCACATCGACCAGCCGTGGCGCTCCCGGAAGGACGTGCTTTCGCCGAAACAACTCCGCCAGATCGAGCACCGCGCTGAGCGGCGGAAGGTGAGGCAGGAACTGGACTGA
- the mutL gene encoding DNA mismatch repair endonuclease MutL yields MPLVKILPDILASQVAAGEVVERAASVVKELVENSIDAGAKAVTVDIEKGGVNLIRVSDDGCGMAREDALLSLERHATSKLRTSADLATVMTLGFRGEAVPSIASVAKFRMLTRRPEDLTGTEITVDGGKLRDVRDAGGAPGTVIEARNLFFNMPARRKFMRAETTEAAHVEQQLRLHALAAPGVRFRFRKDDRVVFDFPGVARTVDRVRQLVGNEMGAELVAMPKGTAAGMSVMGFVLPAKHARKGRRHQFVFLNGRPIEDAAVTKGLADGFRGNLQEGLHPAAWLWIEIEPQLVDVNVHPAKREVRFHRPFEVRDLIAATVAECLRPAPVKAPVARPAEITPSEMGSRPVFHPIQPEMEMAPVEAAPRKRHSPDFRSIGMLQERYVILESTDGLVLFDPKAARERIIFERLAKGRSAGMETQNLLVPLLIELDPRDLDLLLREKMALMEAGIEIEAFGGNTLQIRSLPACLGDEDPAVLLDGMMEEMLHGTIAAGKFAFERIARIMANRAAQRVIPRLGETSALLDELFQCDLPYCAADGRPTLTEYNRKDIDRRFGVGRA; encoded by the coding sequence ATGCCGCTTGTCAAGATCCTCCCCGACATCCTCGCCAGCCAGGTGGCGGCGGGGGAGGTGGTGGAGCGGGCGGCGAGCGTGGTCAAGGAGCTGGTGGAAAACAGCATCGACGCCGGCGCGAAGGCGGTGACCGTGGACATAGAGAAGGGGGGCGTGAACCTGATCCGCGTTTCCGACGATGGCTGCGGGATGGCACGCGAGGATGCGCTGCTTTCCTTGGAACGGCATGCGACGAGCAAGCTGCGGACATCCGCAGATCTCGCCACGGTGATGACCCTGGGGTTCCGCGGTGAGGCGGTGCCGAGCATTGCAAGCGTGGCAAAGTTCCGGATGCTGACAAGGAGGCCGGAGGATCTGACCGGCACGGAAATCACGGTGGATGGCGGGAAGCTGCGCGACGTGCGGGATGCGGGCGGCGCGCCGGGGACGGTGATCGAGGCGCGGAACCTGTTCTTCAACATGCCCGCACGGCGGAAGTTCATGCGGGCGGAGACGACGGAAGCTGCGCACGTGGAGCAGCAGCTCCGGCTGCATGCGCTGGCGGCTCCGGGGGTGCGCTTCCGCTTCCGGAAGGATGACAGGGTGGTCTTCGATTTCCCCGGAGTGGCGAGGACTGTGGACCGGGTGCGGCAGCTTGTCGGAAATGAGATGGGCGCGGAGCTCGTCGCGATGCCGAAGGGGACGGCGGCTGGGATGAGCGTGATGGGCTTCGTTTTGCCTGCGAAACACGCCCGCAAGGGGCGACGGCACCAGTTCGTTTTCCTCAACGGCAGGCCCATCGAGGATGCGGCGGTGACGAAGGGATTGGCGGATGGTTTCCGGGGGAATCTCCAGGAAGGGTTGCATCCGGCGGCCTGGCTTTGGATTGAGATCGAGCCGCAGCTCGTGGATGTGAACGTGCATCCGGCCAAGCGCGAGGTGCGCTTCCATCGCCCCTTCGAGGTGCGGGATCTCATCGCGGCGACGGTGGCCGAGTGCCTGCGCCCGGCTCCGGTGAAAGCTCCCGTGGCCAGGCCTGCGGAAATCACCCCGTCCGAAATGGGCAGCCGTCCCGTTTTCCACCCCATCCAGCCGGAGATGGAGATGGCACCCGTGGAAGCCGCGCCAAGAAAACGGCACAGCCCGGATTTCCGGAGCATCGGGATGCTGCAGGAGCGCTACGTGATCCTGGAAAGCACCGACGGGCTGGTGCTTTTCGATCCCAAGGCGGCCCGCGAGCGCATCATCTTCGAGCGGCTTGCGAAAGGCCGCAGCGCGGGGATGGAGACGCAGAATCTGCTCGTCCCCCTTCTCATCGAGCTGGATCCCCGCGACCTGGATTTGCTCCTGCGGGAGAAAATGGCGCTGATGGAGGCCGGGATCGAGATCGAGGCCTTCGGGGGGAACACCCTCCAGATCCGCAGCCTCCCCGCCTGCCTCGGGGACGAGGATCCGGCGGTGCTGTTGGACGGAATGATGGAGGAAATGCTGCACGGAACCATCGCAGCGGGAAAGTTCGCCTTCGAGCGGATCGCGCGCATCATGGCCAACAGGGCCGCGCAGCGCGTGATCCCGCGCCTTGGCGAGACATCCGCCCTGTTAGATGAGCTGTTCCAGTGCGATCTGCCCTACTGCGCGGCGGACGGCCGGCCGACGCTCACGGAATACAACCGCAAGGACATAGACCGCAGGTTCGGTGTCGGCAGGGCCTGA
- a CDS encoding prepilin-type N-terminal cleavage/methylation domain-containing protein, with protein MRTSAKKARHGFTLLELTVTMMVGMTIGALILAMLNQQVAFLKIFRAQSFLNEEAPIISNHVSKLLLNAERFRLHSSVADALAGTNPRLTDSPVCVLNFRQPDGTVRAGILSFENRGQGNALYYYVVPVSGVLTAPQWTITNKPSNVSFFVESGIIRTRLTGPAGEELTFSGAMQ; from the coding sequence ATGAGGACTTCCGCAAAAAAAGCCCGCCACGGTTTCACGCTCCTTGAGCTGACCGTTACGATGATGGTCGGCATGACCATAGGCGCGCTGATCCTCGCGATGCTCAACCAGCAGGTGGCGTTTCTGAAAATTTTCCGCGCGCAGAGCTTCCTCAACGAGGAGGCACCCATCATCAGCAACCACGTTTCCAAGCTGCTACTCAACGCAGAGCGCTTCCGTCTCCACTCCTCAGTGGCGGATGCCCTTGCCGGAACGAACCCCCGCCTCACCGATTCCCCCGTCTGCGTGCTGAATTTCCGCCAACCGGACGGAACGGTTCGCGCCGGCATCCTCTCCTTTGAGAACCGCGGCCAGGGGAACGCCCTCTATTACTACGTAGTTCCCGTCTCCGGAGTCCTCACCGCCCCGCAATGGACTATCACAAACAAGCCCTCGAACGTGAGCTTTTTCGTGGAATCCGGAATCATACGCACCCGCCTCACCGGCCCCGCAGGCGAAGAGCTCACCTTCTCCGGAGCCATGCAGTGA
- a CDS encoding family 78 glycoside hydrolase catalytic domain, with product MKPFHPTPLLSALAGVFLTSHLAATPAPADLRVGEGFIDPIGFHDPKPTLSWKLPPAEGVKSQSAYRIIAASHPGLLPDEADLWDSGKVASNQSAWIPYAGKPLASRLSVHWQVMFWDQDGKPSPWSQPARFELGLLDRSDWQAQWIRLDPEAGTPTDADIVIEKALYGEQGNPAHLADVSATLKQLLADGKPEIVANNDLAGRDPIYGVPKTLALVIVRNGKREETVIPEDRKYNLITGALSGESNDFVPQHLRREFQLAKPLRSARLHVTARGVFEIRLNGSKVGNDFMAPGWTPYDRKIETLTYDVTPQLREGCNAIGAILGEGWYAGRLGWEPLPPTGRKPHLLLQLELTHADGTTSTIATDAGWKATDSGPIRFSGIYDGENYDARKELGQWDTAGFDDSGWQAVATENPSPEVTLAPKRHHPVRITKQIPAIAVTEPEPGRFVFDLGQNIVGWPVLKIPVRKDQIVTTRFAEMLEKNGTLYTASYRSAKSTNTYTAATDGTITWHPTFTFHGFRYVELSGFPPGTRPDPSWVTGAVLHSDFPSTGTFTSSHEMLNQLQSNIVWGLRGNFLDIPTDCPQRDERLGWTGDAQVFTPAAIFISDVHSFLASWLESMRLDQQPDGAIPSIIPDIKNLLGNRCGGPGWSDAATVMPWEIYIRTGDISVLEENFDMMNRWVGWYESKANNLIIDVDAWGDWLQPHPASGNPQGDTPRDLLGTAYFARSADLTAQAARRLGKTADAERLEALFASIKAAFTAKFFDANGKLTTAHESQTGYLLALGFDLMPEPMRPAAAQNLVRLVGAADGHLRTGFLGTPLLAPVLDRFGHTDLAYQVLFKETYPSWFYSIHQGATTMWERWNSYSHENGFGDAGMNSFNHYAYGAIGQWMQERIAGLAPDPAQPGYKHFFIQPAPGGPLTTARAELETPYGKASSAWILKNGILSIEAVVPPNTTATLMLPGKEATVLPPGRHVLRHKLP from the coding sequence ATGAAACCATTCCATCCCACCCCGCTCCTCTCCGCCTTGGCGGGCGTTTTCCTAACAAGCCATCTGGCAGCCACTCCCGCGCCCGCCGACTTGCGCGTCGGCGAGGGTTTCATCGACCCCATCGGCTTCCACGATCCGAAACCCACCCTATCGTGGAAACTCCCGCCAGCCGAAGGCGTGAAATCACAATCCGCCTATCGCATCATCGCCGCGTCCCATCCCGGATTGCTGCCGGACGAGGCGGACCTTTGGGACAGCGGCAAGGTGGCATCCAACCAATCCGCATGGATCCCTTACGCGGGCAAACCGCTCGCCTCCCGCCTGTCCGTGCATTGGCAGGTCATGTTCTGGGATCAGGACGGGAAACCCTCTCCCTGGAGCCAACCCGCGCGTTTTGAACTCGGACTCTTGGACCGCTCCGATTGGCAGGCGCAGTGGATCCGCCTGGATCCCGAAGCAGGCACGCCCACGGATGCGGATATCGTCATCGAAAAAGCCCTCTACGGTGAACAAGGGAACCCCGCCCACCTCGCCGATGTCAGCGCAACGCTCAAACAGCTTCTGGCCGACGGCAAACCCGAGATTGTCGCCAACAACGACCTCGCCGGACGGGATCCGATCTACGGCGTCCCCAAGACGCTCGCGCTCGTCATCGTCCGCAACGGCAAGCGCGAGGAAACCGTCATTCCCGAAGACCGGAAATACAATCTCATCACCGGTGCCCTTTCCGGCGAATCAAACGACTTCGTCCCCCAGCATCTCCGCCGCGAATTCCAACTCGCCAAACCCCTGCGCTCCGCCCGCCTCCACGTCACCGCCCGCGGCGTATTCGAAATCCGTCTCAACGGCAGCAAGGTCGGCAACGATTTCATGGCTCCCGGCTGGACTCCCTACGACCGGAAAATCGAAACGCTCACCTACGACGTCACCCCTCAGCTCCGCGAAGGCTGCAACGCCATCGGCGCCATCCTCGGCGAGGGTTGGTATGCCGGACGCCTCGGCTGGGAACCCCTGCCACCCACCGGACGCAAGCCCCACCTCCTCCTCCAACTCGAACTCACCCATGCCGATGGCACCACCAGCACCATCGCCACCGATGCCGGTTGGAAGGCCACAGACAGCGGCCCCATCCGCTTCTCGGGCATTTACGACGGGGAAAATTACGACGCCCGCAAGGAACTCGGCCAATGGGACACCGCGGGCTTCGATGACTCGGGCTGGCAAGCGGTCGCCACCGAAAATCCCTCACCCGAGGTGACGCTCGCGCCCAAGCGCCATCACCCGGTGCGCATCACCAAACAGATCCCCGCCATCGCCGTCACGGAGCCGGAACCCGGGCGCTTCGTCTTCGATCTCGGCCAAAACATCGTCGGCTGGCCCGTTTTGAAAATCCCCGTCCGCAAGGATCAGATCGTCACCACACGCTTCGCGGAGATGTTGGAGAAAAACGGCACGCTCTACACCGCAAGCTACCGCAGCGCCAAATCCACCAACACCTACACCGCTGCCACCGACGGCACCATCACATGGCACCCGACCTTTACCTTCCACGGCTTCCGCTACGTGGAGCTCAGCGGCTTCCCCCCAGGCACACGCCCCGATCCATCCTGGGTCACCGGCGCCGTGCTTCACTCCGACTTCCCATCCACCGGGACTTTCACCTCCTCCCACGAAATGCTCAACCAACTCCAGAGCAACATCGTCTGGGGCCTGCGCGGCAACTTCCTCGACATCCCCACCGACTGCCCGCAGCGCGACGAACGCCTCGGCTGGACGGGCGACGCCCAGGTCTTCACTCCCGCCGCGATCTTCATCTCGGATGTCCATTCCTTCCTCGCAAGCTGGCTCGAAAGCATGCGCCTCGACCAACAACCCGACGGTGCCATCCCCAGCATCATCCCCGACATCAAGAATCTCCTCGGAAACCGCTGCGGCGGCCCGGGTTGGTCGGACGCCGCCACCGTCATGCCATGGGAAATCTACATCCGCACCGGTGACATCTCGGTGCTTGAGGAAAACTTCGACATGATGAACCGCTGGGTCGGCTGGTACGAAAGCAAAGCCAACAACCTGATCATCGACGTCGATGCCTGGGGCGACTGGCTCCAACCCCATCCCGCCTCCGGCAACCCCCAAGGCGACACCCCGCGCGATCTCCTTGGCACCGCCTACTTCGCCCGCTCCGCCGACCTCACCGCACAAGCCGCCCGCCGCCTCGGGAAAACCGCAGACGCGGAACGGCTGGAAGCCCTCTTCGCCTCCATCAAAGCCGCCTTCACCGCCAAGTTCTTCGATGCCAACGGCAAGCTCACCACCGCGCACGAATCCCAGACCGGATACCTCCTCGCCCTCGGCTTCGATCTCATGCCCGAGCCGATGCGCCCCGCCGCCGCACAAAACCTCGTCCGCCTCGTCGGTGCCGCGGACGGCCATCTCCGCACAGGTTTCCTCGGCACCCCGCTCCTCGCCCCGGTGCTCGACCGCTTCGGCCACACCGACCTCGCTTATCAGGTTCTCTTCAAGGAAACCTATCCTTCCTGGTTCTACTCCATCCACCAAGGCGCCACCACCATGTGGGAACGCTGGAACAGCTACAGCCATGAAAACGGCTTCGGCGATGCGGGAATGAACTCCTTCAACCACTACGCCTACGGAGCCATCGGCCAGTGGATGCAGGAACGCATCGCCGGCCTCGCCCCGGATCCCGCGCAGCCCGGCTACAAGCATTTCTTCATCCAGCCTGCTCCCGGCGGCCCGCTAACCACCGCCCGCGCCGAACTCGAAACCCCCTACGGCAAAGCCTCCAGCGCATGGATCCTCAAAAACGGCATCCTCAGCATCGAAGCCGTCGTCCCGCCGAACACCACCGCCACCCTCATGCTGCCCGGCAAAGAAGCCACCGTTCTGCCACCGGGCAGACACGTGCTTCGTCACAAGCTCCCATAA